A DNA window from Trichosurus vulpecula isolate mTriVul1 chromosome 2, mTriVul1.pri, whole genome shotgun sequence contains the following coding sequences:
- the LOC118836991 gene encoding olfactory receptor 8D4-like, translating to MRRGNQSEVTMFILEGLTDEPELQMPLFFMFLGIYTVTVLGNLGMIILIRFSSQLHTPMYYLLSSLSVLDLCYSSVITPQMLMGFLFEDKTISYPKCMTQLFFFCTFGISECYILAAMAYDRYVAICRPLLYHILMSPRVCSLLVISVFSVGFTDAVIHTGCILRLPFCGPNVINHYFCDIVALIKLSCSSTYLDELLIFVIGGFNMVATSLTIIISYAFILSSILRINSKEGRSKAFSTCSSHLMAVTVLYGSLMSMYLKPASSNNLAQEKVSSLFYTTVIPMLNPLIYSLRNKDVKTALKKLTERKIFL from the coding sequence atgagaagaggaaaTCAGTCTGAAGTGACTATGTTTATTCTTGAAGGACTGACAGATGAGCCAGAGCTTCAGATGCCCCTCTTCTTCATGTTCTTGGGCATCTATACAGTCACTGTGTTGGGGAACCTGGGCATGATCATACTGATTAGATTCAGTTCTCAACTCCATACCCCCATGTACTATTTGCTCAGCAGTTTGTCTGTTTTAGACCTCTGTTATTCCTCTGTCATTACCCCCCAAATGCTAATGGGATTTTTATTCGAAGATAAAACTATCTCCTATCCTAAGTGCATGACTCAACTGTTTTTCTTCTGCACTTTTGGTATTTCTGAGTGCTACATACTGGCAGCTATGGCTTATGATCGCTATGTTGCCATCTGTAGACCTCTACTGTACCACATCCTCATGTCCCCTCGAGTCTGCTCCTTGCTGGTGATCTCTGTGTTCTCTGTGGGCTTCACAGATGCAGTGATACACACAGGTTGCATATTGAGGTTGCCATTCTGTGGGCCAAATGTAATCAATCATTACTTCTGTGACATTGTCGCCCTCATCAAACTCTCTTGCTCCAGCACTTACCTAGATGAGCTCTTGATTTTTGTTATTGGTGGATTCAACATGGTAGCAACCAGCTTGACGATCATAATTTCGTATGCTTTTATCCTCTCCAGTATCCTCCGCATCAACTCCAAAGAGGGCAGGTCAAAAGCCTTTAGTACCTGTAGTTCCCATCTCATGGCAGTCACTGTGCTTTATGGATCCCTCATGTCCATGTATCTTAAACCTGCTTCCAGTAACAACCTGGCTCAGGAAAAAGTTTCCTCATTATTTTATACTACAGTGATTCCCATGCTGAACCCCTTGATCTACAGTCTGAGAAATAAGGATGTGAAGACTGCATTGAAGAAActcacagaaaggaaaatattcttaTAG